A genomic region of Papaver somniferum cultivar HN1 chromosome 7, ASM357369v1, whole genome shotgun sequence contains the following coding sequences:
- the LOC113295706 gene encoding putative uncharacterized protein DDB_G0281733, producing the protein MQDNIPPDARVDDPRVTQVSRPHVTPIDLTVRERLQELERDNKRLKVVLEKRKEIEEAAIPRSSNERSYRHREFGNAHRWSELHDDRRRRHIQSNERRKEDVRDEYQSRDHRDDGYNGRYDINNDHYYAAERDRHEGTNHVKHRQRVDRNNDRHSKKSRREKEQNSTHHTKLARLKRRLQKQTLNSYRDRTSASFENTA; encoded by the coding sequence ATGCAAGATAATATACCCCCAGATGCTCGAGTCGATGACCCACGGGTTACACAGGTTAGCAGACCTCACGTAACACCTATCGACCTAACAGTAAGGGAGCGTTTGCAAGAGCTTGAAAGAGATAACAAACGGCTTAAGGTTGTGTTAGAGAAAAGAAAGGAAATCGAAGAAGCTGCTATCCCTCGTTCCAGCAACGAGAGATCATACCGACATCGAGAGTTTGGCAATGCACACAGATGGAGTGAACTTCATGACGATCGTCGTCGTCGACATATCCAAAGCAAcgaaagaagaaaagaggacgTCAGGGACGAATACCAGAGCCGAGATCACCGTGATGATGGTTATAATGGTCGATATGACATCAATAATGATCACTACTATGCAGCCGAGAGGGATAGACATGAAGGAACAAATCATGTGAAGCATAGGCAGAGGGTCGATCGCAACAATGATCGTCACTCAAAGAAGTCTAGGcgtgaaaaggagcaaaacagcACTCACCATACGAAGTTAGCAAGGCTGAAACGACGACTGCAGAAgcaaactcttaactcttacagaGATCGAACTTCTGCCAGCTTTGAGAACACGGCGTAA